From the genome of Terriglobales bacterium, one region includes:
- a CDS encoding efflux RND transporter periplasmic adaptor subunit, with the protein MANGNGKNKRKRFFLTLGSVAALLVIVLIVVGFTRGGTKIDPSKVAKVEKGDLAKSVVATGKIEPITKVEIKSKASGIVKKLYVEYGDHVKAGQLLAELDKEQIQAQVRESEAALAAAEADYERSKVDAMGVDIPTLKRAYERAQGMAKEGVVSSSALDDAQRAYELAVNKQAVAKAQLAVNRAKVEQARAQLANQRENLSYTTIVAPIDGIILSRDVEMGDAVSSILVLGSSATLVMTMGDTHEVYVKGKVDESDIGKVYLGQPARIKVESFKDKVFTGKVTKISPMGVEKDNVTTFEVRVSIDNPGGELKAAMTANAEIILEEHKGVLMIPEGAIIYDKDKKASVEVPASNGKDGKKKVAINIGISNGAKTEVVSGLKEGEQVVLQ; encoded by the coding sequence GTGGCGAACGGAAACGGCAAGAACAAGCGGAAACGATTTTTTTTGACCCTCGGCTCGGTCGCCGCGCTCCTCGTGATCGTGTTGATTGTGGTCGGATTCACGCGGGGCGGGACCAAGATCGACCCCTCGAAGGTGGCCAAGGTCGAGAAGGGTGACCTGGCCAAGAGCGTGGTCGCTACCGGCAAGATCGAGCCCATCACCAAAGTGGAGATCAAATCGAAGGCCAGCGGCATCGTCAAGAAACTGTACGTGGAATATGGCGACCACGTGAAGGCCGGCCAGTTGCTGGCGGAGCTGGACAAGGAGCAGATCCAGGCGCAGGTGCGCGAGTCGGAAGCCGCGCTCGCCGCCGCCGAGGCTGACTACGAGCGCTCGAAGGTCGACGCCATGGGCGTCGACATCCCCACGCTCAAGCGCGCCTACGAACGGGCGCAGGGGATGGCCAAGGAAGGCGTGGTCTCCTCCTCGGCGCTCGACGACGCGCAACGCGCCTACGAGCTCGCCGTGAACAAGCAAGCGGTCGCCAAGGCGCAGCTCGCGGTCAACAGGGCCAAGGTCGAACAAGCGCGGGCGCAACTCGCTAACCAGCGGGAGAACCTGAGCTATACGACCATCGTGGCGCCCATCGACGGCATCATCCTGTCGCGCGACGTGGAGATGGGCGACGCGGTCAGCTCCATCCTGGTGCTGGGCTCCTCGGCCACCCTGGTGATGACCATGGGCGATACCCATGAGGTCTATGTCAAGGGCAAGGTGGACGAGAGTGACATCGGCAAGGTGTACCTGGGGCAGCCGGCCCGCATCAAGGTGGAGTCGTTCAAGGACAAGGTCTTCACCGGCAAGGTCACCAAGATCTCGCCCATGGGGGTGGAGAAGGACAACGTCACCACCTTCGAGGTGCGGGTCTCGATCGACAACCCGGGCGGCGAGCTGAAGGCGGCCATGACCGCCAACGCGGAGATCATCCTGGAAGAGCACAAGGGCGTGCTGATGATCCCGGAAGGCGCCATCATCTACGACAAGGACAAGAAAGCTTCCGTCGAAGTTCCGGCCAGCAACGGCAAGGACGGCAAGAAGAAGGTGGCCATCAACATCGGGATCTCGAACGGCGCCAAGACCGAGGTGGTCAGCGGCCTCAAGGAAGGCGAGCAGGTCGTGCTGCAGTAG
- a CDS encoding DUF4097 family beta strand repeat-containing protein has translation MRRSAVIAIIVVVMLSLPAAAAVTGSFERTLQVSGPVQLEVKTGSGDISIRKGEDKSVRVYGRIRAHEGLFGGDPREKVRKLEKDPPIQQSGNLIRIGHVNDHELFNNVSISYEIVVPAETRVTANTGSGKLELERVQGPAKLNSGSGNITVTGIDDRVEAEAGSGSLDLSMIKGDVVAHTGSGHIKIERVGSVDAHTGSGGMEILDMKGRLRAETGSGDVHVEGTPTGDWKVQTGSGRVTLRVGGNAGFDLRAHTGSGNIDTDLPVTVSGRQDRHELNGKVRGGGPLVEMRTGSGNLRIE, from the coding sequence ATGAGACGTAGCGCGGTCATTGCCATCATCGTGGTTGTGATGCTTTCCCTGCCCGCGGCCGCCGCGGTGACCGGGAGCTTCGAGCGCACGTTGCAGGTCAGCGGGCCGGTGCAGCTGGAGGTGAAGACGGGTTCGGGCGACATCAGCATCCGCAAGGGTGAAGACAAGTCGGTGCGCGTCTATGGCCGGATCCGGGCCCACGAAGGCTTGTTCGGGGGCGATCCGCGCGAGAAGGTGCGGAAGCTGGAGAAGGACCCGCCCATCCAGCAGAGCGGCAACCTGATCCGCATCGGACACGTGAACGATCATGAGCTGTTCAACAATGTCTCCATCTCTTACGAGATCGTGGTGCCGGCGGAGACGCGGGTGACCGCCAACACCGGCTCGGGGAAGCTGGAGTTGGAGCGGGTGCAGGGTCCCGCCAAGCTGAACAGCGGTTCCGGCAACATCACTGTGACCGGCATCGACGACCGGGTGGAGGCCGAAGCCGGCTCCGGCTCGCTGGATCTGAGCATGATCAAGGGAGACGTTGTGGCCCACACCGGCAGCGGGCACATCAAGATCGAGCGGGTGGGAAGCGTGGATGCCCACACCGGCTCGGGCGGCATGGAGATCCTGGACATGAAAGGGCGGCTGCGCGCCGAGACGGGCAGCGGCGACGTGCACGTCGAAGGCACACCCACCGGTGATTGGAAGGTCCAGACGGGCTCCGGACGGGTCACCTTGCGGGTCGGCGGGAACGCGGGCTTCGACCTGCGGGCGCACACCGGCTCCGGGAACATCGACACCGATCTGCCGGTCACTGTCAGCGGGCGCCAGGACCGGCATGAATTGAACGGCAAGGTCCGGGGCGGAGGACCCCTGGTCGAGATGCGGACCGGCTCGGGGAATCTGCGGATCGAGTAG